From the genome of Hymenobacter cellulosilyticus, one region includes:
- a CDS encoding class I SAM-dependent methyltransferase, whose translation MYYDPIKKSLGQVFNRTPWLRRLFYTLLDLLLLRTWHVHRELRQWAAGRQDENLTILDAGSGYGQYTYWLSGLSKKWNILAVDVKDEQIADSNQFFRQIGRTNVQFAVQDLVLYQEPNSFDLALSVDVMEHILEDVEVFRNIHASLKDGGMLLISTPSDQGGSDVHADGETSFIEEHVRDGYNIHEIQQKLRTAGFERIEARYSYGEPGQVSWRLSMKYPILMLGMSKWFFILLPFYYLITFPFCLLLNWIDSTAKHDSGTGLIVKAWK comes from the coding sequence TTGTATTACGACCCGATTAAGAAGTCACTGGGCCAGGTATTCAACCGTACTCCGTGGCTGCGCCGCTTGTTTTACACCCTGCTCGACTTGCTGCTGCTCCGCACCTGGCACGTGCACCGGGAGCTGCGGCAGTGGGCTGCCGGCCGCCAGGATGAGAACCTGACCATTCTCGACGCCGGCTCGGGCTACGGACAGTACACCTACTGGCTGTCGGGCCTAAGTAAGAAGTGGAACATTCTGGCCGTCGACGTAAAGGACGAGCAGATTGCCGACTCCAACCAGTTTTTCCGCCAGATCGGGCGTACCAACGTGCAGTTTGCCGTGCAGGATTTGGTGCTCTACCAGGAGCCTAACTCGTTTGACCTGGCTTTGTCGGTCGACGTAATGGAGCACATTCTGGAAGATGTGGAAGTGTTTCGCAACATTCACGCCTCGCTCAAGGACGGCGGCATGCTGCTGATTTCGACCCCTAGTGACCAGGGCGGCTCCGACGTGCACGCCGACGGCGAAACCAGCTTCATCGAGGAGCACGTGCGCGACGGCTACAACATTCACGAGATTCAGCAGAAGCTGCGCACCGCCGGTTTCGAGCGGATTGAGGCCCGCTACAGCTACGGCGAGCCGGGCCAGGTATCGTGGCGCCTGAGCATGAAATACCCCATCCTAATGCTGGGCATGTCGAAGTGGTTTTTCATCTTGCTGCCGTTCTATTACCTCATCACCTTCCCCTTCTGCCTGCTCCTGAACTGGATTGACTCCACGGCCAAGCACGACTCGGGTACGGGCCTGATTGTAAAGGCTTGGAAATAG
- a CDS encoding FtsX-like permease family protein produces the protein MNVSLLIARRYFSSKNKRNIISIISNISMVGVAVGTMALIIVLSVFNGLEDLVRTLYGKSDPDLLITAVQGKSFATNEALMQRIRSTVGVGLLTEVIEDNALLQYHDRQMVVKMKGVSENYFAQSDIDSAIVEGDHRLVRNGENYALLGAGVQHELSIALDNRFAPLHLLYPRNTGKKTLSMNPETAFSQQTIIAGGVFLIEQHIDDSYIFVPIDFAQKLLNYGNRRTALEVKVGASRTIEEVKQDLQRVLGNGFHVHDSDEQHVSLLKAIKVEKMFVFITFAFILLIASLNIFFSLSMLVLDKKKDVAILLAMGATSRTVRNIFLLEGAIVAQVGAITGLTLGIAICWAQQTFHIVSMGMATSVVDSYPVKMQLSDIVLTGIAIIVITITVSIRPALNAARLDLRENL, from the coding sequence ATGAACGTATCCTTGCTCATCGCCCGGCGTTATTTCTCGTCTAAGAATAAGCGCAACATCATCAGCATCATCTCCAACATCTCGATGGTGGGGGTGGCCGTGGGTACCATGGCCCTGATTATCGTGCTTTCCGTCTTCAACGGGCTGGAGGACTTGGTGCGCACGCTCTACGGCAAGTCGGACCCGGACCTGCTCATTACCGCCGTCCAGGGCAAATCCTTCGCCACCAATGAGGCCCTGATGCAGCGCATCCGCAGCACCGTGGGCGTGGGCTTGCTTACCGAAGTAATTGAAGACAACGCCTTGCTGCAGTACCACGACCGGCAGATGGTGGTCAAGATGAAGGGCGTGAGCGAGAATTACTTTGCCCAGAGCGACATCGACTCGGCCATCGTGGAAGGCGACCACCGCCTGGTGCGCAACGGCGAAAACTACGCCCTGCTCGGGGCCGGCGTGCAGCACGAACTCAGCATTGCCCTCGACAACCGCTTTGCCCCCCTGCACCTACTCTATCCGCGTAACACGGGCAAGAAAACCCTGTCGATGAACCCGGAAACGGCCTTCAGCCAGCAAACCATTATTGCCGGTGGCGTCTTCCTTATCGAGCAGCACATCGACGACAGCTACATCTTCGTGCCCATCGACTTTGCCCAGAAGCTGCTCAACTACGGCAACCGCCGCACGGCCCTGGAAGTGAAAGTGGGCGCCAGCCGCACCATTGAAGAGGTTAAGCAGGACCTGCAGCGAGTGCTCGGCAATGGCTTCCACGTCCACGACTCCGACGAGCAACATGTGAGTCTGCTCAAAGCCATCAAGGTCGAAAAGATGTTCGTGTTTATCACCTTCGCCTTCATCCTGCTGATTGCCTCGCTCAACATCTTCTTCTCGCTCTCGATGCTGGTGCTTGATAAGAAGAAAGACGTAGCCATTCTGCTGGCTATGGGGGCTACCAGCCGTACGGTGCGCAACATCTTTCTGCTCGAAGGCGCTATTGTGGCCCAGGTGGGCGCCATTACTGGCCTGACGCTGGGTATTGCCATTTGCTGGGCCCAGCAGACCTTCCATATTGTATCTATGGGCATGGCTACGAGCGTAGTCGACTCATACCCAGTGAAGATGCAGCTCTCCGATATTGTACTTACCGGCATTGCTATCATCGTCATCACCATCACGGTTTCGATTCGCCCGGCCCTGAACGCGGCCCGGTTGGATTTGCGGGAGAACTTGTAA